In one Neobacillus sp. CF12 genomic region, the following are encoded:
- a CDS encoding amino acid ABC transporter permease, which translates to MSLEWVIKIIAENWPMFLRGAGLTLLISLIGTIIGAIIGLAAGVVRTIPMPERGAKKALLNVINAILSIYIEFFRGTPMIVQAMVIYYGSALAFGIDMNVFVAAIIVVSINTGAYMAEIVRGGIVSVDKGQFEAAHAIGMTHFQTMWNVVLPQVIRNILPATGNQFVINIKDTSVLNVISVTELYFVTKSISGNNFRYFESFFVACMIYFVMTFIVTRILLYIEKRLDGADNYTMIGNDTQVNQK; encoded by the coding sequence ATGAGTCTTGAGTGGGTCATTAAAATAATTGCAGAAAACTGGCCTATGTTCCTTCGTGGCGCTGGTTTAACACTGTTGATTTCTCTTATAGGGACGATTATTGGGGCAATCATTGGATTAGCAGCAGGGGTAGTCCGAACAATCCCCATGCCTGAACGTGGTGCCAAAAAAGCTTTGTTAAATGTGATTAACGCAATTCTATCAATCTATATTGAATTCTTCCGTGGAACACCGATGATTGTACAAGCAATGGTAATCTATTATGGTTCTGCGTTAGCATTTGGTATCGATATGAATGTTTTTGTTGCAGCGATAATTGTTGTATCGATTAATACGGGAGCCTATATGGCTGAAATTGTACGTGGAGGGATTGTTTCGGTCGATAAAGGACAGTTCGAAGCAGCGCATGCTATTGGAATGACACATTTCCAAACGATGTGGAATGTGGTATTGCCACAGGTTATCCGAAATATTCTACCGGCAACAGGAAATCAATTCGTTATTAATATTAAAGATACGTCCGTTCTGAATGTTATCTCCGTTACAGAGTTATATTTCGTCACAAAATCAATATCAGGTAATAACTTTAGATATTTTGAATCATTTTTCGTAGCCTGTATGATTTATTTTGTGATGACCTTTATTGTAACAAGAATATTGCTATACATTGAAAAGAGATTAGATGGCGCTGACAACTATACGATGATTGGAAACGATACACAAGTGAATCAAAAATAA
- a CDS encoding transporter substrate-binding domain-containing protein, which produces MKNKFTIVIVLFVSTILLLAGCGTSKSSGAESSDDNTFKVGLEAGYAPFNWTQNDDSNGGVKIGGSAEYAGGYDVEIAKKVAEGLGKELVIVKTEWDGLVPALTSGKIDAIIAGMSPTADRKETIDFSDNYYTSNLVMVVKKGSKYEGVTSIQDFKGAKVTAQLNTFHYSVIDQIKGVDKKTAMDNFPAMRVALESGMIDGYVSERPEGVSASAANENYVMVEFEEGFKTSADDTAIAVGLKKGSDLTDKINEILAGISEEDRTSIMDNAIKNQPAAN; this is translated from the coding sequence ATGAAAAACAAGTTTACGATAGTTATAGTTTTGTTCGTTTCAACCATTCTTCTTTTAGCAGGATGTGGGACAAGTAAAAGTTCTGGTGCAGAATCATCAGATGATAATACTTTTAAGGTTGGTCTTGAAGCTGGCTATGCCCCTTTTAACTGGACTCAAAACGATGATTCTAATGGTGGTGTTAAAATCGGTGGCTCAGCAGAATATGCAGGCGGCTATGATGTGGAAATTGCAAAAAAGGTTGCTGAAGGTTTAGGAAAAGAATTAGTGATTGTCAAAACAGAGTGGGATGGCCTTGTACCGGCTTTAACATCAGGTAAAATTGATGCAATTATCGCTGGTATGTCACCAACAGCAGATCGTAAAGAAACAATCGACTTTTCAGATAATTACTACACATCCAATTTAGTGATGGTTGTGAAAAAAGGCAGCAAGTACGAAGGTGTGACTTCTATCCAAGATTTCAAAGGAGCAAAAGTTACAGCTCAATTAAATACCTTCCACTATTCAGTGATTGATCAAATTAAAGGTGTAGACAAGAAAACAGCGATGGACAACTTCCCAGCAATGAGAGTAGCCCTTGAATCAGGAATGATTGATGGATACGTTTCAGAGCGTCCAGAAGGAGTTAGTGCCTCAGCAGCAAACGAAAACTATGTAATGGTTGAATTTGAAGAAGGATTTAAAACATCAGCAGATGATACAGCAATCGCTGTCGGCCTTAAAAAGGGCAGTGACTTAACGGATAAAATCAATGAAATTTTAGCAGGTATTTCTGAGGAAGACCGCACAAGCATTATGGATAATGCTATTAAGAATCAACCAGCAGCAAACTAA
- a CDS encoding amino acid ABC transporter ATP-binding protein, whose translation MEKIIDIQHLNKSFGTHEVLKDIDFSVNKGEVVSIIGSSGSGKSTLLRCINLLEKPSGGHIIYHGENILDDNHDAADYRKHLGMVFQQFNLFNNHNVINNCVVGQIKVLKRSKEEAERVAMKYLKVVGMDKYINAKPKQLSGGQKQRVAIARALSMEPDVMLFDEPTSALDPEMVGEVLKVMKELAESGLTMLIVTHEMEFAKEVSDRVVFMDKGVIAEEGSPEQIFNNPTQKRTREFLKRTLK comes from the coding sequence ATGGAAAAGATTATTGATATTCAACATTTAAACAAATCCTTTGGAACGCATGAAGTATTAAAAGACATTGATTTTTCGGTGAACAAAGGAGAAGTAGTCTCCATTATCGGATCCTCAGGATCTGGTAAATCAACTCTTCTTCGTTGTATTAATCTATTAGAAAAACCGAGCGGCGGGCATATTATCTACCATGGTGAAAATATTCTGGATGACAATCATGATGCAGCTGATTACCGGAAGCATTTAGGCATGGTGTTCCAACAATTTAACTTATTTAACAATCACAATGTCATTAACAATTGTGTGGTAGGACAAATAAAGGTATTAAAACGCTCCAAGGAAGAAGCCGAAAGAGTCGCGATGAAATACTTGAAGGTTGTTGGAATGGACAAATATATCAACGCGAAGCCAAAGCAACTATCTGGCGGTCAAAAGCAGCGTGTGGCGATTGCAAGAGCACTTTCCATGGAGCCAGATGTGATGTTATTCGATGAACCGACGTCAGCTCTTGATCCTGAAATGGTAGGAGAGGTTCTAAAAGTCATGAAGGAGCTCGCTGAATCTGGTCTTACGATGTTGATTGTCACACATGAAATGGAATTTGCAAAAGAAGTTTCTGACCGTGTTGTCTTTATGGATAAGGGAGTTATTGCAGAAGAAGGAAGCCCTGAGCAAATTTTCAATAATCCAACACAAAAACGTACAAGGGAGTTCCTAAAACGTACGTTAAAATAA